In Nicotiana tabacum cultivar K326 chromosome 11, ASM71507v2, whole genome shotgun sequence, a single window of DNA contains:
- the LOC107827947 gene encoding uncharacterized protein LOC107827947, protein MDIEEDLEIHDYKNAELSRSEDLKIPELEGDVGKLQKTHDKVCLPTAAGTSKQVNKKLHTNVNLNNVFDKPFTSKKPKEAIVITPQTTTYANSLHHNKKVYNHITQTYIENIYKIQTFLNLNPRSTTTRDPTQDYVTQKLQGYNRLIAQPKTKVNLVKTCYNYGLLSTVYTYEGEEIIGIPELYKAFVTFKRITKGDLFFIKFYTAPAEILYDEIKPIIQVIKIGLTRDMIIPEEIEQQPEIQKMEIPSFYANKRIIGIATIIQELANNYLQGNAIWSYYSRDQYKPCMNHL, encoded by the exons ATGGATATAgaagaagatttagaaata catgactataaaaatgcggagctaagtcgatcGGAAGACTTAAAAATTCCAGAattagaaggagacgttgggaaactccaaaaaacccatgaCAAAGTTTGTTTACCTACAGCTGCAGGCACAAGCAAACAGGTGAATAAGAAGCTACATACCAATGTAAATCTAAAcaacgtatttgataagccatttacatcaaaaaagccaaaagaagcaatagttataaccccacaaactacaacctatgctaatagcctacaccacaacaaaaaggtatataaccatattactcaaacatatattgagaatatatataaaattcagacatttctgaacctaaacccCAGATCAACTACTACTAGAGATCCAACACaggattatgtaacccaaaaactacagggatataataggctaaTAGCCCAACCAAAAACAAAAGTCAACCTAGTAaagacatgttacaactacggactacttagcacTGTATATACTTACgaaggagaagaaataattggaataccagagctatacaaagcatttgtcaccttcaaaagaattacaaaaggcgacctattcttcatcaaattctatacagcaccagctgaaatactatatgatgaaataaaacccattatacaggtgataaagataggactaacacgagatatgataataccggaagaaATAGAGcaacaaccggagatacagaaaatggagataccaagtttctatgccaacaaaagaataattggtatagcaactattattcaagaactagctaacaattatctacaaggaaatgctatctggagctattATTCCAGAGACCA gtataagCCCTGCATGAATCAtctgtaa